In Myxococcus virescens, a single genomic region encodes these proteins:
- a CDS encoding ABC transporter permease, translating to MGQLRLLLQVAFRNLFSSKINLLIGGIIFFGTLLVVVGGALMDSMDSAMSRSIIGSVAGHIQVYSDDSKDPLALYGSMSGEPDLAALDDFSQLRPFLEKHPNVKTVVPLGTSGAIVTSGNTVDLTLSNLRALYKKRDETGETPELRESIDSVKGHVRQMVDLMADQTAKSEQELGGAQKDPAEVEALARARTDAFWDAFEEAPYSALELLENRIAPQIPDGDMLELRYAGTDLDAFQRTFDRMEIVDGQPVPTGQRGMLLSKFFYEEFLKMKSALRLDHIKQERDLNQKTIATDPDLQRWVKENQTQTREIIFQLDPVKTRKMVERLQKLLGSQEPALDKLLTQFFTTDDANFDTRYAQFYSELAPLLELYRLRMGDVLTITAFTRTGYMQSVNVKVYGTYQFKGLEKSAMAGALSLMDLMSFRDLYGYLTADKKAELAEIQKQSGLEALSRDEAEEALFGEGSDNELVAEATSSDVDDQAAFTGDQGALTRENLLQRVYTQQEIEQGVALSAAVMLKDPELLEQTMVELRQAAKDAGLKLRVVSWQEAAGIIGQFVLLGKLVLYFAVFIIFVVALVIINNAMMMATMQRVREVGTMRAIGAQRSFILGMVLVETLVLGLVFGSAGSLVGSGIMALLNSAGIPAGNEALYFFFSGPRLFPTLSASNLVAAFVIVLGVSAISTLYPAFLATRVSPLQAMQTDE from the coding sequence ATGGGACAACTCCGTTTGCTGCTGCAGGTGGCCTTCCGCAACCTGTTCTCCAGCAAGATCAACCTGCTCATCGGCGGCATCATCTTCTTCGGCACCCTGCTCGTGGTGGTGGGCGGAGCGCTGATGGACAGCATGGACAGCGCGATGAGCCGCAGCATCATCGGCAGCGTCGCGGGCCACATCCAGGTCTACTCGGATGACTCCAAGGACCCGTTGGCCCTCTACGGCAGCATGAGCGGCGAGCCGGACCTGGCCGCGCTGGACGACTTCAGCCAGCTCCGGCCCTTCCTGGAGAAGCACCCCAACGTGAAGACGGTGGTGCCCCTGGGCACCAGCGGCGCCATCGTCACCTCCGGCAACACGGTGGACCTGACGCTGTCGAACCTGCGCGCGCTCTACAAGAAGCGCGACGAGACCGGTGAGACGCCCGAGCTGCGGGAGAGCATCGACAGCGTCAAGGGGCACGTGCGGCAGATGGTCGACCTGATGGCCGACCAGACGGCCAAGAGCGAGCAGGAGCTGGGCGGCGCCCAGAAGGACCCCGCGGAGGTGGAAGCACTCGCCCGGGCGCGCACGGACGCGTTCTGGGACGCCTTCGAGGAGGCCCCGTACAGCGCGCTGGAGCTGCTGGAGAACCGCATCGCCCCGCAGATTCCGGACGGGGACATGCTGGAGCTGCGCTACGCCGGCACGGACCTGGACGCGTTCCAGCGCACCTTCGACCGCATGGAGATCGTGGACGGACAGCCGGTGCCCACCGGGCAGCGAGGCATGCTGCTGTCCAAGTTCTTCTACGAAGAGTTCCTCAAGATGAAGTCGGCGCTCCGGCTGGACCACATCAAGCAGGAGCGGGACCTCAACCAGAAGACCATCGCCACCGACCCGGACCTGCAGCGCTGGGTGAAGGAGAACCAGACGCAGACGCGGGAAATCATCTTCCAGCTGGACCCCGTCAAGACGCGGAAGATGGTGGAGCGGCTGCAGAAGCTGCTGGGCAGCCAGGAGCCCGCGCTGGACAAGCTGCTGACGCAGTTCTTCACCACCGACGACGCCAACTTCGACACCCGCTACGCCCAGTTCTACTCGGAGCTGGCGCCGCTGCTGGAGCTGTACCGGCTGCGCATGGGGGACGTGCTCACCATCACCGCCTTCACGCGCACCGGCTACATGCAGAGCGTCAACGTGAAGGTCTACGGCACCTACCAGTTCAAGGGCCTGGAGAAGTCCGCCATGGCCGGCGCGCTGAGCCTGATGGACCTGATGTCGTTCCGGGACTTGTACGGGTACCTCACCGCGGACAAGAAGGCGGAGCTGGCGGAAATCCAGAAGCAGAGCGGCCTGGAAGCCCTCAGCCGGGACGAGGCCGAGGAGGCCCTCTTCGGAGAGGGCAGCGACAACGAGCTGGTGGCCGAGGCCACGTCCAGCGACGTGGACGACCAGGCCGCCTTCACCGGGGACCAGGGGGCGCTCACGCGCGAGAACCTGCTCCAGCGCGTCTACACCCAGCAGGAAATCGAGCAAGGCGTGGCCCTGAGCGCGGCGGTGATGCTCAAGGACCCGGAGCTGCTGGAACAGACGATGGTGGAGCTGCGGCAGGCGGCGAAGGATGCAGGCCTGAAGCTGCGCGTGGTGTCCTGGCAGGAGGCGGCGGGCATCATCGGGCAGTTCGTGTTGCTCGGGAAGCTGGTGCTCTACTTCGCCGTCTTCATCATCTTCGTGGTGGCGCTGGTCATCATCAACAACGCCATGATGATGGCAACCATGCAGCGCGTGCGCGAGGTGGGGACGATGCGGGCCATTGGCGCGCAGCGCTCCTTCATCCTGGGCATGGTGCTGGTGGAGACGCTGGTGCTGGGGCTCGTGTTCGGCTCGGCCGGCTCACTGGTGGGCAGCGGCATCATGGCCCTGCTCAACAGCGCCGGCATCCCCGCGGGCAATGAAGCGCTCTACTTCTTCTTCTCCGGCCCCCGGCTGTTCCCCACGCTGAGCGCCAGCAACCTGGTGGCGGCGTTCGTGATCGTCCTGGGCGTCTCCGCCATCTCCACCCTCTATCCCGCGTTCCTCGCGACCCGGGTCTCGCCCCTCCAGGCGATGCAGACGGACGAGTGA
- a CDS encoding GbsR/MarR family transcriptional regulator — protein sequence MVELEAAERRFIESVGLYFERRGGTRIGGRIYALLMLAGKPLSNKRIAMLLNVSAASVSTNLRACTDMGLVEPASVPGDRQHYYVIHSQGWESKLRVAEESLSAFARLCSEALAVPRLAGNRNLREASAFCDFYKAELTGIAERWRAANAPRPPRPVKTSKGRTA from the coding sequence ATGGTGGAACTGGAGGCCGCCGAACGTCGCTTCATCGAATCGGTGGGGCTGTACTTCGAGCGGCGGGGTGGCACGCGCATCGGCGGGCGCATCTACGCGCTGTTGATGCTTGCGGGCAAACCCCTGTCGAACAAGCGCATCGCCATGCTGCTCAACGTGAGCGCGGCGTCGGTGTCCACCAACCTGCGGGCCTGCACGGACATGGGCCTGGTGGAACCCGCCAGCGTTCCGGGGGACCGGCAGCACTACTACGTCATCCATTCACAGGGCTGGGAAAGCAAGCTGCGCGTCGCCGAGGAGTCCCTGAGCGCCTTCGCCCGCCTCTGCTCCGAGGCCCTCGCGGTTCCGCGTCTCGCTGGAAATCGTAACTTGCGAGAGGCGTCTGCTTTCTGTGATTTCTACAAGGCTGAGCTCACAGGCATCGCCGAGCGGTGGCGCGCAGCGAATGCCCCCCGTCCGCCACGCCCCGTCAAGACTTCGAAAGGACGTACCGCATGA
- a CDS encoding outer membrane lipoprotein-sorting protein yields MRLKNMLSAAALAVALLSAPAALALEQAEQVKLLATIDDRQRNGGDYKAMVYLEQKEKGKADLVYELVVYRRDEDDKLMMLFTKPKTEAGKGYLRLDKNLWNYDPNVGRWERRTERERIAGTDSRRADFDESRLAEEYDPSYEGEAKLGKYTAHLMTLKVKPGVDVAYPVLKVWVDKVSGNILKQEEYALSGRKMRTALYPRWKKMFSESKKGDVWIPEEMRIYDEIEKGNSTTILVKTVDLRPLEANLFTKAWLESKSR; encoded by the coding sequence ATGCGCCTCAAGAACATGCTGTCCGCCGCGGCGCTGGCCGTGGCGCTGCTGTCCGCCCCGGCCGCCCTGGCCCTGGAGCAGGCCGAGCAGGTGAAGCTCCTGGCCACCATCGACGACCGCCAGCGAAACGGCGGCGACTACAAGGCGATGGTCTACCTGGAGCAGAAGGAGAAGGGGAAGGCGGACCTCGTCTACGAGCTGGTCGTCTACCGCCGCGACGAGGACGACAAGCTGATGATGCTGTTCACCAAGCCCAAGACGGAGGCGGGCAAGGGCTATCTGCGCCTGGACAAGAACCTCTGGAACTACGACCCCAACGTGGGCCGCTGGGAGCGCCGCACCGAGCGCGAGCGCATCGCCGGTACCGACAGCCGCCGTGCGGACTTCGACGAGTCGCGGCTGGCCGAGGAGTATGACCCGTCCTACGAGGGCGAGGCGAAGCTGGGCAAGTACACGGCCCACCTGATGACGCTGAAGGTCAAGCCCGGCGTGGACGTGGCCTACCCCGTCCTCAAGGTCTGGGTGGACAAGGTCTCCGGCAACATCCTCAAGCAGGAGGAATACGCCCTGTCCGGCCGGAAGATGCGCACGGCGCTCTACCCCCGCTGGAAGAAGATGTTCAGCGAGTCCAAGAAGGGCGACGTCTGGATTCCGGAGGAGATGCGCATCTACGACGAAATCGAGAAGGGGAACTCCACCACCATCCTCGTCAAGACAGTGGACCTGCGTCCGCTGGAAGCCAACCTCTTCACCAAGGCGTGGCTCGAGAGCAAGAGCCGATGA
- a CDS encoding RNA-binding protein, with protein sequence MKKLVGVFATIAMLGAGTALANNDENKPKDSSAAQGGSGQVGQSEIQQDTTTIERETTTTPTEPGQGGSGTMGQQANMGQKELNGRVVKAESDKIFVDMHGAVVPLEVDRSTRFSDPTLKKAKDLRPGQEIRASYEVKETKNVAKSISLSGTGGAGDPTLTPDSSINQDKDMGGSGVDKHEGTGGAGDDSTLNPDTGSNTSPDTY encoded by the coding sequence ATGAAGAAGCTCGTTGGCGTCTTCGCCACCATCGCCATGCTCGGAGCCGGTACCGCCCTGGCCAACAACGATGAGAACAAGCCGAAGGACTCCTCGGCGGCCCAGGGTGGCTCGGGCCAGGTGGGGCAGAGCGAAATCCAGCAGGACACCACCACCATCGAACGCGAGACGACCACCACGCCCACGGAGCCGGGCCAGGGCGGCTCCGGCACCATGGGCCAGCAGGCCAACATGGGTCAGAAGGAGCTCAACGGCCGCGTGGTGAAGGCGGAGAGCGACAAGATCTTCGTCGACATGCATGGCGCGGTGGTCCCCCTGGAGGTCGACCGCAGCACCCGCTTCAGCGACCCGACCCTGAAGAAGGCCAAGGACCTGCGCCCCGGTCAGGAGATTCGCGCCAGCTACGAGGTGAAGGAGACCAAGAACGTCGCCAAGAGCATCTCCCTCTCGGGAACGGGCGGCGCGGGTGACCCGACGCTGACGCCGGACTCGTCCATCAACCAGGACAAAGACATGGGCGGCTCCGGCGTGGACAAGCACGAGGGCACCGGTGGCGCGGGTGACGACAGCACCCTGAACCCGGACACGGGCTCCAATACCTCGCCCGACACGTACTGA
- a CDS encoding tetratricopeptide repeat protein: protein MADTSEISNSLVPLGRQQARVLLEAGYLWLDMGHFDKAKEIFSGAAALMPRSEVPQLALGAVEFSQGRHDKALQAYRVAQRLAPQSGLPRAHAGEALLFMGKVPEALKELKAAMDLDPDGDGARLAQSLIQAKEAGVLPPAKS from the coding sequence ATGGCGGACACCTCGGAGATTTCGAACAGCCTCGTCCCGCTCGGACGCCAGCAGGCCAGAGTCCTGCTGGAGGCCGGTTACCTGTGGCTCGACATGGGCCACTTCGACAAGGCGAAGGAGATCTTCTCCGGGGCGGCCGCGCTGATGCCCCGGAGCGAGGTGCCCCAGTTGGCGCTGGGCGCCGTGGAGTTCTCGCAGGGCCGTCATGACAAGGCCCTGCAGGCCTACCGCGTCGCGCAGCGCCTGGCTCCGCAGTCCGGGCTCCCGCGGGCGCATGCGGGCGAAGCGCTGCTGTTCATGGGGAAGGTTCCCGAGGCGCTCAAGGAGCTGAAGGCCGCCATGGACCTGGATCCGGACGGGGACGGTGCCCGCCTGGCGCAGTCCCTCATCCAGGCCAAGGAGGCGGGAGTCCTGCCTCCGGCGAAGTCGTAG
- a CDS encoding ABC transporter ATP-binding protein, whose protein sequence is MNPTASQSSIVSITNVTKDYTLGKVVVPALRGVDLEVHAGEFISIAGPSGSGKTTLLNLIGCVDTATGGVVRVAGQDTKQLTERQLTNLRLNTIGFIFQSFNLVQVLSVFQNVEFPLLLQRKLDKAQRRERVMQLLEQVGLANHAKHRPNELSGGQRQRVAVARALVTRPQLVLADEPTANLDSVTGQNIIDLMKELNQKEGTTFIFSTHDAKVMSHANAVVRLADGKFLDRISAAEASRAMASGGH, encoded by the coding sequence ATGAATCCCACCGCTTCGCAGTCCTCCATCGTCTCCATCACGAACGTGACCAAGGACTACACCCTGGGGAAGGTGGTGGTCCCGGCGCTCCGGGGCGTGGACCTGGAGGTCCATGCCGGTGAGTTCATCTCCATCGCCGGGCCCTCCGGCAGCGGCAAGACGACGCTGCTCAACCTCATCGGGTGCGTGGACACCGCCACCGGAGGCGTAGTCCGGGTGGCCGGGCAGGACACCAAGCAGCTCACGGAGCGCCAGCTCACGAACCTGCGCCTCAACACCATTGGCTTCATCTTCCAGAGCTTCAACCTGGTGCAGGTGCTCAGCGTCTTCCAGAACGTGGAGTTCCCCCTGCTGCTCCAGCGCAAGCTGGACAAGGCCCAGCGCCGGGAGCGGGTGATGCAGCTCCTGGAGCAGGTGGGCCTGGCAAACCACGCCAAGCACCGGCCCAACGAGCTGTCCGGCGGCCAGCGTCAGCGCGTGGCCGTGGCGCGCGCGCTCGTCACGCGGCCCCAGCTGGTGCTCGCGGACGAGCCCACGGCCAACCTGGACTCGGTGACGGGCCAGAACATCATCGACCTGATGAAGGAGCTCAACCAGAAGGAGGGCACCACCTTCATCTTCTCCACCCACGACGCGAAGGTGATGAGCCACGCCAACGCGGTGGTGCGGCTGGCGGACGGCAAGTTCCTGGACCGCATCAGCGCCGCCGAGGCCAGCCGCGCCATGGCCTCTGGAGGCCACTGA
- a CDS encoding ABC transporter permease: MLQLFLIAFRNLGTHRRRTLLLGGAIASVTALLVILMGLSTGMKESMLRSATTLSTGHVNVAGFYKVTAGQAAPVVTGYPAILEQIRKDVPELDFAVQRGRGWLKVVSETSSIQVGVGGIDIQSEPGLRQVLQIRAGALDGLAESGTVLLFEKQAKKLNVQVGESVTLAAQTLRGASNTVDARVVAIAADMGMLSDFGIFVPSDTLRSLYQFKSDTAGALLLYLKDIRHVPVVQARLRQTLTDAGHTVMDHDPRAFFMKFETVNREAWTGQRLDITNWEDEISFITWTLTALNSLTGVLIFVLMVIIGVGIMNTLWIAIRERTREIGTLRAIGMQRTRVLLMFVFEALLLGLLGTLAGASAGLVLCLAVNAMAVHVPEVVAVFIMSDTLNLAVHPSSIVGAMAFITACTTAISLIPSFLAARLKPVTAMHHIG; this comes from the coding sequence ATGCTCCAGCTCTTCCTCATCGCATTCCGCAACCTCGGCACCCACCGCAGGCGCACCCTGCTGCTGGGCGGCGCCATCGCCAGCGTCACCGCGCTGCTCGTCATCCTCATGGGCCTGTCCACGGGCATGAAGGAGTCGATGCTCCGCTCCGCCACCACGTTGTCCACCGGCCACGTCAACGTGGCCGGCTTCTACAAGGTGACGGCGGGCCAGGCGGCGCCGGTCGTCACGGGCTATCCGGCCATCCTGGAGCAGATCCGCAAGGACGTGCCGGAGCTGGACTTCGCCGTCCAGCGCGGCCGGGGCTGGCTCAAGGTCGTCAGTGAGACGTCCTCCATTCAGGTGGGCGTGGGCGGCATCGACATCCAGTCCGAGCCGGGCCTCCGTCAGGTGCTCCAGATTCGCGCGGGCGCGCTGGACGGCCTGGCCGAGTCCGGCACGGTGCTGCTCTTCGAGAAGCAGGCGAAGAAGCTCAACGTCCAGGTGGGCGAGTCCGTGACGCTGGCCGCCCAGACGCTGCGAGGCGCCAGCAACACGGTGGACGCGCGCGTGGTGGCCATCGCGGCCGACATGGGCATGCTGAGCGACTTCGGCATCTTCGTGCCGTCGGACACGCTGCGCTCGCTGTACCAGTTCAAGAGCGACACCGCGGGCGCGCTGCTGCTCTACCTGAAGGACATCCGGCACGTGCCAGTGGTGCAGGCGCGGCTGCGTCAGACGCTGACGGACGCGGGCCACACGGTGATGGACCACGACCCGCGCGCGTTCTTCATGAAGTTCGAGACCGTCAACCGCGAGGCCTGGACGGGCCAGCGGCTGGACATCACGAACTGGGAGGACGAAATCTCCTTCATCACCTGGACGCTCACCGCGCTCAACAGCCTCACCGGCGTGCTCATCTTCGTGCTGATGGTCATCATCGGCGTGGGCATCATGAATACGCTGTGGATCGCCATCCGGGAGCGCACCCGGGAGATTGGCACCCTGCGCGCCATTGGCATGCAGCGCACCCGCGTGCTGCTGATGTTCGTCTTCGAGGCGCTCCTGCTGGGCCTGCTGGGCACGCTGGCGGGCGCCAGCGCCGGGCTGGTGCTGTGCCTGGCCGTCAATGCCATGGCCGTGCACGTCCCGGAGGTGGTCGCGGTCTTCATCATGTCGGACACGTTGAATCTGGCCGTGCACCCCTCGTCCATCGTGGGTGCCATGGCCTTCATCACCGCGTGCACCACCGCCATCTCGCTCATTCCCTCCTTCCTCGCCGCGCGGCTCAAGCCGGTGACGGCGATGCACCACATCGGGTGA